One region of Jonesiaceae bacterium BS-20 genomic DNA includes:
- a CDS encoding WYL domain-containing protein, with the protein MAESASRRLTRLLSLVSYLSEAGEVSLWDLAQHFDVSPEQLLIDIDTLWTSGTPGYLADDLIDFDYDSYENGTIRLTQSRGLTKPLRLGAREAMSLIASLNALREIVGSVSGSPQELTVVSEIITQLSAYLDNGTNALDVKLELSGAPEILKRVHRAINTKVALSIDYVNAKDERSERIIEPFELFNDRDQLYVVAFCHSANQERLFRLDRVAAATVLEHVPITHVQADRQATVVPRSASQVSLQLAPGGQWLADHLPHTSSVRNPDGSITLELEVANPQWLDSTILQHAPLILEVQPALAVAAAGAHARSTLAQYDYWERQQVFTDSASNQENPGPIPVKEP; encoded by the coding sequence ATGGCCGAATCTGCCTCACGCCGGCTCACCCGGCTCTTGTCGCTCGTCTCCTACCTCTCTGAAGCAGGCGAGGTGAGCCTGTGGGACCTTGCGCAACACTTTGATGTCAGCCCAGAGCAGCTCCTCATTGATATCGACACCTTGTGGACCTCAGGTACGCCCGGATACCTTGCCGACGATCTGATCGATTTTGATTACGATTCGTACGAAAACGGAACCATTCGGCTGACCCAGAGCCGAGGTCTAACCAAACCGCTACGCCTAGGTGCCCGCGAAGCCATGTCGCTCATTGCCTCGCTCAACGCCTTGCGTGAGATTGTGGGTTCGGTTTCCGGGTCGCCCCAGGAACTGACGGTGGTCTCCGAGATCATCACGCAATTGAGTGCCTACTTGGACAACGGCACCAATGCACTCGATGTGAAATTGGAACTTTCAGGCGCCCCCGAGATCCTCAAACGCGTGCACCGGGCGATTAACACCAAGGTGGCCCTGAGCATTGATTACGTCAATGCTAAAGATGAGCGTTCCGAGCGGATCATTGAACCGTTTGAGCTCTTCAACGACCGGGACCAGTTGTACGTGGTCGCCTTTTGCCACTCCGCAAACCAAGAACGCCTCTTTCGTCTTGATCGAGTTGCCGCCGCAACGGTGCTTGAGCACGTGCCCATTACGCATGTCCAAGCAGACCGGCAAGCAACCGTGGTGCCACGTTCCGCCAGTCAAGTCTCGCTCCAACTCGCTCCGGGCGGACAATGGCTTGCCGACCACCTCCCGCACACCTCCTCGGTGCGTAACCCAGACGGTTCAATCACCCTCGAACTCGAGGTTGCCAACCCGCAGTGGCTGGACAGCACCATCTTGCAACACGCGCCGCTCATCCTCGAGGTCCAGCCCGCACTGGCGGTTGCGGCCGCAGGGGCCCACGCTCGATCCACTTTGGCACAGTATGATTATTGGGAACGCCAACAAGTGTTCACCGACAGTGCAAGCAATCAAGAAAACCCGGGACCCATCCCGGTTAAGGAGCCCTAA
- a CDS encoding DUF58 domain-containing protein — protein sequence MAQHLTGVPGAKPQGWRVHHTVKFGLALSLGLIVLGVLMGRGTLIALATPLLIGALWSLTEHSKAQPTMRTEPVIADGADARTVGMRVLSETSDCPGVTLARVKVSFAGTKSRDLLLPINDDVPLEFSITSVRTGKRDLFGVSAVALARTAGLIGPQVEPASQQIVVLPRVEPLPALPVSATVRGLTGPRQSRRMGDGQEFRDVSLMRPGDRLRQIDWFITARNAPDLEHLYVRRNLAQAEATAMILVDSRDDVGSEVAFWGSAHEGRPDQMTSLDIARTAAASLAKASLDAGDRVGFEDLGRPRRPVLPGTGKRHLERIRYSLALAQPLGAPKVRTRAPFVPSGALVYVLSTFLDETALATVASLVRSGHRVIAIDTLPTISTWSLTQRQMLAWRLTSLDRQTQLQLTRNLGVTLVRWSDPQHQQQLAVLTATPGDRVVAGPGGTRP from the coding sequence GTGGCGCAACATCTTACTGGCGTACCGGGTGCCAAACCCCAAGGGTGGCGGGTACACCACACCGTCAAATTTGGGTTGGCACTGAGTTTGGGATTAATTGTTCTCGGTGTGCTGATGGGGCGCGGCACCCTTATTGCATTGGCCACTCCCCTTCTGATCGGCGCCCTATGGTCGTTGACAGAGCATTCCAAGGCCCAGCCAACTATGCGTACCGAGCCCGTCATTGCGGACGGAGCTGACGCGCGCACGGTTGGCATGCGAGTGTTATCTGAGACCAGTGATTGTCCCGGGGTGACTCTCGCACGGGTCAAGGTGAGTTTTGCGGGGACTAAGAGCCGGGATTTGCTGCTCCCTATCAATGATGACGTGCCGCTTGAGTTTTCCATTACGTCAGTGCGCACGGGCAAACGGGACCTATTTGGGGTGTCCGCGGTCGCCTTGGCCCGGACGGCCGGTCTTATTGGCCCCCAGGTGGAGCCAGCTTCCCAGCAAATCGTGGTCTTACCGCGGGTTGAGCCGCTTCCTGCACTGCCCGTGTCAGCGACTGTTCGCGGCCTGACGGGTCCGCGCCAGTCCCGGCGGATGGGCGACGGACAAGAATTTCGCGATGTCTCACTCATGCGCCCCGGTGATCGCTTGCGCCAGATTGACTGGTTCATTACCGCCCGCAACGCACCGGATTTAGAGCACCTATATGTGCGCCGCAATTTGGCCCAGGCGGAGGCTACCGCCATGATTTTGGTGGATTCGCGCGATGATGTTGGGAGCGAGGTGGCGTTCTGGGGATCCGCGCATGAGGGACGTCCCGACCAAATGACGTCGCTGGACATTGCCCGCACCGCTGCTGCTTCGCTTGCCAAGGCATCTCTCGATGCCGGTGACCGGGTTGGATTTGAAGACTTGGGCCGGCCGCGGCGTCCGGTTTTGCCGGGAACCGGCAAACGGCATCTGGAACGGATCCGCTATTCCCTGGCTTTGGCTCAGCCGCTCGGTGCGCCCAAGGTGCGCACGCGGGCGCCCTTTGTGCCCTCCGGTGCGCTCGTGTATGTGTTATCAACATTCTTGGATGAGACGGCCTTAGCCACGGTTGCTTCACTCGTGCGGTCCGGGCACCGGGTGATTGCAATCGATACCCTGCCCACCATCAGCACATGGTCCCTTACCCAGCGCCAGATGTTGGCCTGGCGGTTGACCAGCCTTGACCGGCAAACCCAACTCCAGTTGACGCGGAATCTCGGCGTTACGCTTGTGCGATGGAGCGACCCACAGCACCAGCAACAGCTAGCGGTGCTCACGGCAACTCCCGGTGACCGAGTCGTTGCAGGCCCGGGAGGCACGCGACCATGA
- the tatA gene encoding Sec-independent protein translocase subunit TatA — translation MPGLTKPSHWIVLLIVVLLLFGAKRLPELAKGVGQSLKIFKKEIKDLQDEPGAPGTSATPEVPEATPPAQTNTPESQDNA, via the coding sequence ATGCCCGGGTTAACTAAACCTTCACACTGGATCGTCTTACTGATAGTGGTCCTGCTCCTGTTCGGCGCTAAGCGTCTACCAGAGTTGGCAAAGGGTGTTGGTCAGTCACTGAAGATCTTTAAGAAAGAGATCAAGGATCTTCAGGACGAGCCCGGCGCCCCCGGTACTTCAGCAACGCCGGAAGTACCAGAGGCCACCCCACCAGCTCAAACCAATACGCCGGAATCACAGGACAACGCATAA
- a CDS encoding WYL domain-containing protein has protein sequence MSTSISSEERLLNLVIALMNTTSYMTRAQIVATVAGYDQSAAVTAQERMFERDKVTLRNLGLPLVTIDRAGHASEIGYRIDKDSYGLGEFNFTPAQFSVLSLAATLWKENTALAADSTQALTKLRSGHLGQTDTDALAGLAPRLRDSTGISEQLIDAISLRRTIAFDYRAAHSGELARRNVAPWRVAVRGGAWYLIGFDLDRDAPRVFRFSRFESKITTVKKAAPYEIPQDLDVDRLLGIHAQPVAQKTATIALRTDRAQSLRLRGTQVASDPRLAEYEIFTLPYQHVGRLSEELAGYGDAVLVMEPAELRGAVIARLRAVVALAPPESVTSPDQSATSTSQEA, from the coding sequence ATGTCTACTTCCATATCTTCTGAAGAGCGTTTGCTCAATTTGGTCATCGCATTGATGAACACCACGTCATATATGACCCGGGCGCAAATAGTTGCGACCGTGGCCGGCTATGACCAAAGCGCTGCGGTTACCGCGCAAGAACGCATGTTTGAGCGCGATAAAGTCACCCTGCGCAACCTTGGCCTGCCCCTGGTGACGATCGATCGTGCGGGCCACGCAAGCGAAATTGGGTACCGCATTGATAAGGACTCCTATGGGCTAGGGGAGTTCAACTTCACACCCGCACAGTTCTCCGTGTTGTCCCTTGCCGCGACGTTATGGAAAGAAAATACGGCGCTTGCGGCGGACTCCACCCAGGCACTCACTAAGCTGCGCTCGGGTCACCTCGGGCAAACCGATACCGATGCCTTAGCCGGGTTAGCGCCCCGGCTGCGGGATTCCACGGGAATTTCCGAACAGCTTATCGATGCCATTAGCTTGCGCCGCACCATTGCTTTCGATTACCGGGCGGCACATTCGGGCGAGCTTGCGAGACGTAACGTCGCTCCCTGGCGCGTAGCCGTGCGCGGTGGGGCCTGGTATCTGATTGGTTTCGATCTAGACCGTGACGCCCCACGGGTGTTCCGGTTCAGCCGCTTTGAAAGCAAGATCACCACGGTCAAGAAAGCCGCACCTTATGAGATCCCGCAGGATCTTGATGTGGACCGGCTGCTTGGCATCCATGCCCAACCGGTCGCCCAGAAAACCGCAACCATTGCGCTGCGAACTGACCGAGCCCAGAGTCTGCGCCTGCGCGGAACCCAGGTGGCCAGTGACCCGCGACTGGCGGAGTACGAGATCTTCACCCTGCCGTACCAACATGTGGGGCGGCTTAGCGAGGAATTGGCTGGTTATGGGGACGCAGTCCTAGTCATGGAACCGGCTGAACTACGCGGCGCGGTAATCGCCAGATTACGTGCAGTCGTTGCTCTGGCCCCGCCAGAATCCGTAACTTCACCGGACCAGTCCGCAACATCGACGAGCCAGGAGGCTTAA
- the tatC gene encoding twin-arginine translocase subunit TatC, which translates to MASPAPQERSPKQLRKATRGQQRKQRKAARAQMSLMEHLQELKRRFFLAAIGIVLGAIGGWFLFDLVFAAVQQPLLDAAARTGQPININFGAATSALDMRLKMSFAIGVILTSPWWIFQLWGFITPGLNAKERRYSYGFVGATIPLFLAGSYLAWWVLPRAVEILTDFVPDSATSLQDGQVYLSFVMRLVLAFGLAFTLPVVLVGMNFLGFLSGKSMVAGWRWAVLTGFVFSAAMTPTPDVLTMLLVALPIIVLFFGATGIALLRDRQVAKNLARLDAELG; encoded by the coding sequence GTGGCATCACCCGCACCACAGGAACGATCCCCAAAGCAGCTTCGCAAGGCCACCAGGGGACAGCAACGCAAGCAACGTAAAGCCGCGCGCGCCCAGATGAGTCTCATGGAACACCTCCAGGAACTCAAGCGACGATTTTTCCTCGCCGCCATAGGAATTGTCCTTGGCGCTATCGGTGGCTGGTTCCTCTTTGACTTGGTTTTTGCGGCGGTTCAGCAACCCTTGCTTGACGCAGCTGCACGCACCGGCCAACCCATCAACATCAACTTTGGTGCGGCTACCTCCGCGTTGGATATGCGCCTCAAGATGTCCTTTGCCATTGGCGTCATCTTGACCAGCCCGTGGTGGATCTTCCAACTATGGGGGTTCATTACACCGGGGCTGAACGCCAAGGAACGTCGATACTCCTATGGTTTTGTTGGTGCAACGATTCCGTTGTTTCTGGCCGGTTCCTACCTCGCATGGTGGGTCCTGCCTAGGGCCGTAGAGATTTTGACGGACTTTGTTCCCGATAGTGCCACGAGCCTCCAAGATGGTCAGGTCTACCTGTCCTTTGTCATGCGCTTGGTATTGGCCTTTGGGCTAGCGTTTACCCTCCCGGTGGTTCTGGTTGGGATGAACTTTTTGGGTTTCCTTTCCGGAAAATCCATGGTGGCAGGGTGGCGTTGGGCAGTTTTGACCGGATTCGTATTTTCGGCCGCGATGACCCCCACACCCGATGTTTTGACCATGCTTCTGGTAGCTTTGCCCATCATCGTCTTGTTCTTTGGCGCAACTGGAATCGCGCTCCTGCGTGACCGCCAAGTGGCCAAGAATTTGGCTCGCCTCGATGCCGAGCTAGGTTAG
- a CDS encoding MarR family transcriptional regulator yields MTAQRATPGVAAQAWEALFRAQVELLRRFESDAIFGDITFKEYDVLFTLRSGPEHGMRLKDLNRAVLLHQSALSRLVERLEQRGLLLRCADESDGRGTMIQLTEQGLDKQREVGRKHVGQIQAYVGGALTTQELEQLTSIASKLRQQQTLIPSVKDASNVQ; encoded by the coding sequence ATGACCGCGCAACGGGCAACACCCGGCGTGGCGGCCCAAGCTTGGGAGGCACTATTCCGGGCGCAAGTCGAACTGCTCCGCCGCTTTGAGAGCGATGCCATCTTCGGTGACATCACGTTCAAGGAGTACGACGTACTGTTTACCCTGCGGTCCGGCCCGGAACACGGCATGCGGCTCAAGGACTTGAACCGTGCGGTGCTACTGCACCAGTCGGCGCTCAGCCGATTGGTTGAACGGCTTGAGCAGCGCGGCCTGTTGTTGCGGTGCGCAGATGAATCCGATGGTCGTGGCACCATGATTCAACTGACCGAGCAGGGCCTAGACAAACAACGCGAGGTAGGGCGTAAACATGTGGGTCAGATTCAAGCCTACGTGGGCGGCGCTTTGACCACCCAAGAACTGGAACAGTTGACTTCCATCGCCAGTAAATTACGTCAGCAACAAACTCTCATCCCAAGCGTAAAGGATGCTTCAAATGTCCAATAA
- a CDS encoding YigZ family protein, whose product MTSQQHDPLWSTSLPSTISGSTTYEMVIKKSRFITHLKHVKDVQEADEFIAAIRTQYWDARHNCVALSLGVNAQQQRSSDDGEPSGTAGIPMLEVLRHRNLTDVVAVVTRYFGGILLGAGGLVRAYSSAVSEALDEAQIIERVAMARYLVSTSHAEGGRAEYFLRDWLSTHNGLFETPEYGQDVTFSVLVRPGVQEDFLADLASFSSGQAHAEFIELSVQDMPAEQSK is encoded by the coding sequence ATGACAAGCCAACAACATGACCCGCTGTGGTCCACTTCGCTGCCGTCGACGATTTCTGGAAGCACCACCTACGAAATGGTGATCAAGAAATCCCGGTTCATCACGCACCTCAAGCACGTTAAGGACGTGCAGGAGGCCGACGAGTTCATTGCTGCGATCCGCACGCAGTACTGGGATGCTCGGCATAACTGTGTCGCGTTGAGCCTGGGCGTCAACGCTCAGCAGCAGCGCTCGAGTGATGACGGCGAGCCATCGGGCACCGCGGGCATTCCCATGCTTGAGGTTTTGCGGCACCGCAATTTGACCGATGTGGTTGCGGTAGTCACCCGTTACTTTGGCGGGATCCTGCTCGGCGCCGGCGGGCTGGTGCGGGCGTACTCATCCGCTGTCAGCGAGGCGCTGGATGAGGCTCAGATTATTGAACGAGTCGCAATGGCCCGCTACCTCGTATCCACCAGCCATGCAGAAGGCGGGCGCGCCGAGTACTTCCTGCGGGACTGGTTAAGCACGCACAACGGGTTGTTTGAAACCCCGGAATATGGCCAGGATGTCACGTTTAGCGTACTGGTGCGTCCAGGGGTACAAGAAGATTTCTTAGCTGACCTGGCATCGTTTAGCTCCGGTCAAGCTCACGCAGAGTTTATTGAGCTCAGCGTGCAGGACATGCCTGCGGAACAGTCAAAGTAG
- a CDS encoding MoxR family ATPase, giving the protein MESVQTVVVGMDQPLRVALAAILSGGHILFEDVPGLGKTLVAKSLAQALGLDFARLQCTPDLLPSDITGGSIFNPVTRAFEVRRGPIFTGLFLADEINRTAPKTQSALLEAMAEQQVTIDGLSFALPQPFHVLATSNPVEFEGTYPLPEAQLDRFMVRISVGYPGTESEIEILQRRLARRTQDATVTRVTDPHTLLRMAHGTELVHVDQDIVRYCVDIVESTRAHSAVEVGASPRGSQALLLLARAYAVLAGRDFVVPEDVKPVAVAGLAHRLTLTPTAWASGASTVGIVQGILNSVPGPVTVPAAQV; this is encoded by the coding sequence ATGGAGTCGGTTCAAACCGTTGTGGTGGGTATGGACCAACCCTTACGGGTGGCGCTCGCGGCAATCTTGAGTGGTGGCCACATTTTGTTTGAGGACGTGCCAGGTTTAGGTAAAACTTTGGTGGCTAAGAGCTTGGCGCAGGCGCTTGGCCTCGATTTTGCCCGCCTCCAGTGCACCCCTGACCTGTTGCCATCGGACATCACAGGTGGCTCGATCTTTAACCCCGTCACGCGGGCATTCGAGGTGCGCCGGGGCCCCATCTTCACCGGTCTGTTCTTGGCGGATGAGATCAACCGTACGGCCCCCAAAACCCAGTCTGCTCTGCTCGAGGCCATGGCCGAGCAGCAGGTCACAATCGACGGTCTGTCCTTTGCGTTGCCGCAACCATTTCACGTGTTGGCCACCTCTAACCCCGTTGAGTTTGAGGGCACCTATCCGTTGCCGGAGGCTCAATTGGACCGGTTTATGGTCCGGATTTCGGTTGGTTACCCGGGCACCGAATCCGAAATCGAGATCTTGCAACGCCGGTTGGCGCGGCGCACCCAGGATGCCACGGTTACTAGAGTCACGGACCCGCACACCCTACTTCGCATGGCCCACGGCACGGAGCTGGTGCACGTGGACCAGGATATTGTGCGGTATTGCGTAGATATTGTTGAGTCCACACGGGCACACTCGGCCGTTGAGGTGGGGGCCTCACCTCGTGGTTCGCAGGCGCTGTTGTTGCTTGCGCGGGCGTATGCGGTGTTGGCGGGCCGGGACTTCGTGGTCCCGGAGGACGTGAAGCCCGTGGCCGTTGCGGGCTTGGCTCACCGCCTGACGCTGACTCCAACAGCGTGGGCATCGGGTGCCAGTACGGTTGGCATTGTGCAGGGGATCCTCAACTCGGTCCCCGGTCCGGTCACGGTTCCAGCGGCCCAGGTGTAA
- a CDS encoding DUF3866 family protein has protein sequence MSLGRAWTGAQELSVQDEQGRTVRALAYPLLVGAPEVGDQVVLNSTALDRGLGTGGYALVAAVLSREHAEAPGPRQSPGHLVKARYTPTQAMVLGVDEQESPDHETLREADSIDGMPVITADLHSALPAIVAGIRSHAQTHGIAQPKVAYIMTDGGALPAWFSRTVATLREIGWLDSTITVGQAFGGDYEAVTVHTGLLAARHVVQADIAVLIQGPGNLGTGTTWGFSGVAVGEAMNAVSVLGGTGVGSLRVSGSDLRERHVGISHHSLTALGRVALAPGQIVVPQLDQILPTFGQSVVSAAELTAKIDRQIDELQRQAPHHTYISVTATQDLHEALLASPVRLSTMGRTYEQDPAAFLTAAVAGVLGGELITS, from the coding sequence GTGTCGCTTGGACGGGCGTGGACCGGAGCGCAAGAACTCAGTGTGCAAGACGAGCAGGGTCGTACTGTGCGGGCCCTGGCTTATCCCCTGCTGGTGGGGGCGCCCGAGGTGGGAGATCAGGTCGTTCTGAACTCAACTGCGCTCGACAGAGGGCTGGGAACCGGCGGCTACGCACTCGTGGCCGCGGTTCTGTCACGTGAGCACGCCGAGGCCCCCGGACCGCGGCAGTCTCCCGGGCACCTCGTGAAAGCGCGGTACACCCCAACCCAGGCCATGGTGCTGGGTGTGGACGAACAAGAGTCCCCCGACCATGAGACGCTGCGTGAAGCAGACAGCATCGATGGCATGCCGGTGATCACCGCGGACCTGCACTCGGCGTTGCCAGCAATTGTTGCGGGAATCCGCAGCCATGCCCAGACTCACGGTATTGCGCAACCAAAGGTTGCCTACATCATGACCGACGGTGGGGCGCTACCCGCTTGGTTCTCCCGGACGGTGGCGACCCTGCGCGAGATTGGGTGGCTGGATTCCACCATTACTGTGGGGCAGGCCTTCGGGGGCGACTATGAGGCCGTGACCGTTCACACGGGCCTCTTGGCCGCCCGGCACGTCGTGCAAGCCGATATTGCCGTTCTCATTCAGGGCCCCGGCAACCTTGGCACCGGCACCACTTGGGGCTTTTCCGGAGTAGCGGTTGGCGAAGCCATGAATGCGGTCAGCGTTCTTGGCGGCACCGGTGTTGGTTCCCTGCGAGTCTCCGGGTCGGACTTACGAGAACGCCACGTTGGTATCTCTCACCACTCGCTCACCGCTTTGGGCCGGGTCGCACTGGCACCCGGGCAGATTGTCGTACCCCAACTCGACCAGATCTTGCCCACCTTTGGGCAATCGGTTGTTAGTGCAGCAGAACTGACCGCAAAGATTGACCGGCAGATAGATGAGCTGCAGCGCCAAGCTCCCCACCACACCTATATCTCGGTAACTGCCACCCAAGATCTCCACGAGGCGCTGTTAGCCAGCCCGGTTCGACTGTCCACCATGGGGCGCACCTACGAACAGGACCCGGCCGCATTCCTGACCGCTGCGGTTGCCGGTGTTCTTGGAGGTGAACTGATAACCTCCTAA
- a CDS encoding CE1759 family FMN reductase, with product MSNKQIVVISAGLSQPSSTRLLADRMSTATQDALLDRGDSATIKTVEIREYARDIMDNMLTGFASSRLEELKQELVAAHAVIAVSPIFSQSLSGLFKSFLDVLDTKSLVNKPVFLGATAGTKRHSLALEYAIRPVFSYLRANVAPTLVFAASDDWGEGENGQDLNGRIAAGAKEFAAMLAGGGLEDKSHQDGLETEDFANLLRAGGIEF from the coding sequence ATGTCCAATAAGCAGATTGTTGTTATTAGTGCAGGCCTGAGCCAGCCCTCGTCGACCAGGCTCCTTGCTGACCGTATGTCCACGGCCACGCAAGATGCGTTGCTTGACCGCGGCGATAGCGCAACCATCAAGACGGTTGAGATCCGGGAATACGCCCGGGACATCATGGACAACATGTTGACCGGCTTTGCCTCTTCACGTCTTGAGGAGTTAAAGCAAGAACTTGTGGCCGCCCATGCCGTTATTGCGGTCTCCCCCATCTTCAGCCAGTCGTTGTCCGGTTTGTTCAAGTCGTTCCTTGACGTGCTGGACACCAAGTCTCTGGTGAACAAGCCGGTTTTCTTGGGGGCAACCGCCGGCACTAAGCGTCACAGCCTTGCATTGGAGTATGCGATCCGCCCGGTATTCTCGTACCTGCGCGCAAATGTGGCACCTACGTTGGTGTTCGCTGCTTCAGATGACTGGGGCGAGGGCGAGAATGGCCAGGACCTCAACGGCAGAATCGCTGCCGGAGCCAAGGAATTTGCTGCCATGCTTGCGGGTGGCGGTCTCGAGGACAAGTCACACCAGGACGGCCTAGAGACCGAAGACTTTGCCAACCTCTTACGTGCCGGTGGAATCGAGTTCTGA
- a CDS encoding DUF4129 domain-containing protein → MSAKPKQLLLAVVCCALLAGAVTLSGPLQIQLPPPLLELLAVPPVAEVEPIAPIAPPLGEERADEGGNWIGKSVLMVAGLIFIYLFFRVSRRGLALLNSALRNRSVEVRSQGQGTSADPESQVLMPLMHHAAQVGQGYLRSATTSKDAIISAWLSLENAAKEAGTVRDPAQTPTEFTLQVLSNTPATPQAIEELLALYQQARFTSDPLIPDARTRALAIMSKLEQDFVGATHG, encoded by the coding sequence GTGTCAGCCAAACCCAAGCAACTACTGCTAGCCGTAGTGTGCTGTGCGCTGTTAGCCGGTGCGGTGACACTGAGCGGCCCCCTGCAAATACAACTACCGCCGCCGCTTCTGGAATTGCTCGCCGTACCTCCCGTTGCAGAAGTTGAACCCATTGCCCCCATCGCCCCACCCCTTGGTGAGGAACGCGCTGATGAAGGCGGGAACTGGATCGGAAAATCCGTGCTGATGGTGGCCGGGTTGATATTTATTTATCTCTTCTTCAGGGTCTCGCGGCGCGGACTTGCCCTCTTGAACTCCGCGCTCCGTAACCGATCGGTTGAGGTCCGCTCGCAAGGCCAAGGCACTTCAGCTGACCCAGAGAGCCAAGTGCTCATGCCCCTGATGCATCACGCTGCCCAGGTGGGCCAGGGCTATCTACGGTCTGCAACCACCTCGAAGGACGCAATCATCTCGGCCTGGCTGAGCCTTGAAAATGCCGCCAAAGAAGCCGGCACGGTCAGGGACCCCGCCCAAACTCCCACCGAATTTACGCTCCAAGTGCTGTCCAATACGCCGGCCACACCCCAAGCAATCGAAGAGCTTTTGGCGCTTTACCAACAGGCCCGGTTCACTAGCGACCCACTGATTCCAGATGCCCGCACAAGAGCACTGGCGATCATGTCCAAGCTCGAACAAGACTTTGTGGGCGCCACCCATGGGTAA
- a CDS encoding LLM class flavin-dependent oxidoreductase, with the protein MQFGIFTVGDVTMDPTTGRTPTEHERIKNTITIAKKAEEVGLDVFATGEHHNPPFVPSSPTTTLAFIAAQTSKILLSTSTTLITTNDPVKIAEDYATLQHLTDGRMDLMMGRGNTGPVYPWFGKDIRKGVELAVENYALLRQLWEKDVVDWSGNFRTPLQGFTATPRPLDGVAPFVWHGSIRTPEIAEQAAYYGDGFFHNNIFWPMSHTKQMVQLYRRRFEHYGHGKADQAIVGLGGQVFMRKNSQDAKREFRPYFDNAPVYGHGPSMEDFMEQTPLAVGSPQEIIDRYASMRDHVGDYQRQLFLLDHAGLPLKTVLEQLDLLGEEVVPALRKEFDSKRPAHVPVAPTHASRVAAAGGAKDSTVYAEGDSVTGASPSQS; encoded by the coding sequence ATGCAGTTTGGAATCTTTACCGTAGGCGACGTCACCATGGATCCAACCACTGGGCGGACACCTACCGAGCACGAGCGCATCAAGAACACCATCACGATCGCAAAGAAGGCTGAAGAAGTTGGCCTCGACGTATTTGCAACCGGTGAGCACCACAACCCGCCGTTTGTGCCATCCTCACCCACCACGACCCTGGCGTTCATAGCCGCACAGACCTCCAAGATCTTGCTCTCAACGTCAACCACGCTGATCACCACGAACGACCCGGTCAAGATCGCTGAGGACTACGCAACCTTGCAGCACCTCACCGACGGCCGCATGGACCTCATGATGGGCCGCGGTAACACCGGACCGGTTTACCCTTGGTTTGGCAAGGACATCCGCAAGGGTGTCGAGCTGGCCGTAGAGAACTACGCGCTCCTACGTCAGTTGTGGGAAAAGGACGTAGTGGACTGGAGCGGTAATTTCCGCACCCCACTGCAGGGCTTCACCGCGACCCCACGCCCACTCGATGGCGTTGCTCCGTTCGTGTGGCACGGGTCAATCCGCACACCTGAAATTGCGGAGCAGGCAGCGTACTACGGTGACGGCTTCTTCCACAACAACATCTTCTGGCCCATGAGCCACACCAAGCAAATGGTGCAGCTGTACCGCCGTCGCTTCGAACACTACGGCCATGGCAAGGCAGACCAGGCAATCGTTGGTCTGGGTGGTCAGGTCTTCATGCGTAAGAACTCTCAGGATGCCAAGCGTGAGTTCCGCCCATACTTCGATAACGCGCCCGTTTATGGGCACGGACCATCGATGGAAGACTTCATGGAGCAGACTCCCCTAGCGGTCGGTAGCCCGCAGGAGATCATTGACCGGTACGCATCCATGCGCGACCACGTTGGCGACTACCAGCGCCAGCTATTCCTCCTGGACCACGCGGGCCTGCCGCTCAAGACAGTTCTTGAACAGTTGGACCTACTGGGTGAGGAAGTTGTTCCGGCCTTGCGCAAGGAATTCGATTCCAAGCGTCCGGCACATGTTCCGGTTGCCCCAACCCACGCGTCACGGGTTGCCGCTGCCGGCGGAGCCAAGGACTCAACCGTGTACGCCGAGGGTGATTCAGTCACGGGCGCCAGCCCATCCCAGTCATGA